The following proteins are encoded in a genomic region of Zea mays cultivar B73 chromosome 9, Zm-B73-REFERENCE-NAM-5.0, whole genome shotgun sequence:
- the LOC109942497 gene encoding uncharacterized protein yields the protein MQTSGKMPSVPAGDQGGFVPATDVMTEMIRVGASAAANADDATASSAGAAPAAAGLVAAVPGGPRAMRWNNNTSGFILRRMAQLLSDGSRPDKVFKDKDVNSVAKALNEYSGEAVSPTQVYNHLRKWRQNGSRVSKLKDLSGALWDSDSNAILLDQEHYLGHCKDHPKDAEFLNCPIRFYTEMEAIFGHAMATGKFALGSGEALGQNQVDSVAAKVEGPAFTYISEERAQTDVGEGSKATEIPSIAVGRKRKRGNFSEDEMLMLTNMSDAVNNVANALRETGPAHVDGNLYLAMMEMPGYSEEALIVAYTFLLDNKAQGRGFVHMTEAHRNIWLRTFLAKNYYM from the exons ATGCAAACCAGTGGTAAGATGCCTTCAGTCCCAGCTGGTGATCAGGGTGGGTTTGTCCCAGCTACTGATGTGATGACTGAGATGATAAGGGTTGGTGCTAGTGCAGCAGCTAACGCTGATGATGCTACTGCATCTAGTGCCGGTGCTGCTCCAGCAGCAGCTGGTCTTGTTGCTGCTGTTCCCGGGGGTCCTAGGGCAATGAGGTGGAACAACAACACCTCTGGATTTATTCTTAGGAGGATGGCTCAACTACTTAGTGATGGTAGCAGGCCTGACAAGGTCTTCAAGGACAAGGATGTCAACTCTGTGGCCAAAGCCCTTAATGAGTACAGTGGGGAGGCAGTGAGCCCAACTCAGGTGTATAACCACTTGAGGAAATGGAGGCAAAATGGGTCTAGGGTGTCTAAGCTCAAAGACCTTAGTGGGGCTTTATGGGATAGTGACTCCAATGCTATCTTGCTTGATCAGGAGCACTACCTTGGCCACTGCAAG GACCATCCAAAAGATGCAGAGTTCCTAAACTGCCCTATTAGGTTCTACACTGAGATGGAGGCCATTTTTGGCCATGCTATGGCCACTGGTAAATTTGCACTTGGTTCTGGTGAAGCCTTAGGACAGAACCAGGTTGATAGTGTTGCTGCCAAGGTTGAGGGACCTGCCTTCACCTATATCTCAGAAGAGAGAGCACAAACTGATGTTGGAGAGGGTAGCAAGGCCACCGAGATCCCCTCCATAGCTGTGGGTaggaagaggaagagagggaACTTCAGTGAGGATGAGATGCTTATGTTGACCAATATGTCTGATGCAGTGAACAATGTGGCTAATGCCCTTAGAGAGACTGGACCTGCCCATGTGGATGGTAACCTCTACCTAGCTATGATGGAGATGCCTGGCTATTCTGAGGAGGCACTGATTGTTGCCTACACCTTCCTCCTGGACAACAAGGCTCAAGGCAGGGGCTTTGTTCACATGACTGAGGCACATAGAAACATTTGGCTTAGGACCTTCCTAGCCAAGAACTACTACATGTAG
- the LOC109942259 gene encoding protein ALP1-like, translating into MIYNSIDVECISMLRMKRAPFFALCTTFRERGLVTDREGVSVEEQVAMFLHVVGHNQRFRVVHQAFRRSIQTVHKHFHQVLYAVGELRKELIKAPSPTTHPKITGSYRWNPYLKDCIGAIDGTHVLARVPRHMQQAFGGRKTNPTQNVMVAVDFDLKFTYVLAGWEGSAHDALILADAIERDDGFTVPQGNCTTKFTL; encoded by the exons ATGATTTACAACTCCATTGATGTAGAGTGCATTTCCATGCTTAGGATGAAGAGAGCCCCTTTTTTTGCTTTATGCAcgacctttagagagaggggactgGTAACTGATAGGGAGGGGGTGTCAGTAGAGGAGCAAGTTGCCATGTTCTTGCATGTTGTTGGTCACAACCAAAGGTTCAGAGTTGTGCACCAGGCCTTTAGGAGGTCCATTCAGACAGTACACAAGCACTTTCATCAGGTTTTGTATGCTGTTGGAGAGCTTAGGAAGGAACTTATCAAGGCACCTAGCCCTACCACTCACCCAAAGATCACTGGAAGCTATAGATGGAATCCATATTTAAAG GACTGCATTGGTGCCATTGATGGCACCCATGTGCTGGCAAGGGTGCCTAGACACATGCAGCAAGCTTTCGGGGGTAGGAAAACTAACCCGACACAAAATGTGATGGTTGCTGTGGACTTTGACCTCAAGTTCACATACGTTCTAGCTGGCTGGGAGGGGTCTGCCCATGATGCACTTATCCTGGCTGATGCCATTGAGAGGGATGATGGGTTCACTGTCCCACAAGGTAATTGCACTACCAAGTTCACATTGTAG